One Paenibacillus sp. FSL W8-0186 genomic window carries:
- a CDS encoding NIPSNAP family protein — MAGAKMIYRRKTYIVDSSFVEEFNALFNDILLPSQLKYGARLIGRWHLEVDVNTSEIFALWEYDSFKQYEEIETKIKADEEHVQRVQNRFDQIGRERFKEVLKQEIKQEFITSTVDRDKTILKPRV, encoded by the coding sequence ATGGCAGGTGCAAAAATGATCTATCGGAGAAAGACATATATCGTGGATTCTTCATTCGTGGAGGAGTTCAATGCATTATTTAACGACATTCTCTTACCATCTCAGTTGAAATATGGAGCTAGACTAATCGGCAGATGGCATCTTGAAGTGGATGTGAACACAAGTGAGATTTTTGCCCTCTGGGAATATGATTCTTTTAAGCAGTACGAAGAGATTGAAACAAAGATTAAAGCGGATGAAGAACATGTACAAAGAGTTCAGAATCGTTTTGATCAGATTGGCAGAGAGCGTTTTAAGGAGGTACTAAAACAAGAAATCAAACAGGAATTTATAACATCAACTGTAGATCGAGACAAAACGATATTAAAGCCGAGAGTCTAA
- a CDS encoding GNAT family N-acetyltransferase — protein MVLIRKYKSGDLEAVTNLMTDLGYPTDVDSMKQRMKLIENNPGYFTFVAIQDHEVVGMIGTRLVHYYEGDGVTVQISIIVVREDLQGKGIGKELLAFIENWAKEKGANSLYLSSGIKPERIKAHEFYKKNGFDINGYRFVKRFEMVQ, from the coding sequence TTGGTTTTAATCCGTAAATATAAATCAGGTGACCTAGAGGCGGTAACTAATTTGATGACTGATTTAGGTTATCCAACAGATGTGGACAGCATGAAGCAGAGAATGAAACTGATCGAGAATAATCCGGGGTATTTTACTTTCGTGGCAATTCAAGATCATGAAGTCGTTGGTATGATAGGTACTCGCTTAGTACACTACTACGAGGGGGATGGAGTTACAGTACAAATCTCCATTATAGTTGTTAGGGAGGATCTTCAAGGGAAAGGAATAGGAAAGGAACTACTTGCATTTATAGAGAATTGGGCTAAGGAGAAGGGGGCAAATAGCCTTTATTTGTCCAGCGGTATCAAACCAGAACGGATTAAAGCACACGAATTTTATAAGAAAAATGGTTTTGATATAAATGGATATCGATTTGTTAAGAGGTTTGAAATGGTTCAATAA
- a CDS encoding VOC family protein — MILKFHHAQITIPKGQEEKARKFYCGVLQLKEIQKPESLLDRGGFWVEVGDQQLHIGTEAGVDRLLTKAHLAYEVEDIKLMETRLKENGIETLKSIPIPGFERFEFRDPFGNRVECIKPVK; from the coding sequence ATGATACTCAAATTTCATCATGCACAGATTACAATTCCAAAGGGCCAAGAAGAAAAGGCGCGGAAGTTCTATTGTGGAGTTTTACAGCTGAAAGAAATACAAAAACCAGAAAGTTTGCTTGACAGAGGCGGATTTTGGGTTGAAGTTGGCGACCAGCAGTTGCATATTGGTACTGAAGCAGGAGTGGATCGTTTATTAACAAAAGCTCATCTCGCCTACGAAGTAGAAGATATCAAGCTAATGGAAACCCGGCTAAAAGAAAATGGAATTGAAACACTAAAGTCAATACCTATTCCAGGGTTTGAAAGATTTGAATTTAGAGATCCATTTGGAAACAGAGTAGAATGTATAAAGCCAGTAAAATAG